One Sandaracinaceae bacterium genomic window, GGAGTTCAGACGTGTGCTCTTCCGATCTACCCCGACCCCGACCCCGACCCCGACCCCGACCCCGACCCCGACCCCGACCCCGACCCCGACCCCGACCCCGACCCCGACCCCGACCCCGACCCCGACCCTGACCCCGACCCCGACCCCGACCCCGACCCCGACCCCGACCCCGACCCGGCCCCCGCTGCCGCTTCCGTCTCCGCGCTCGCATCCGCTGGCGCTCGGACTCGCGGGTGAGCCGAGCTCGGTGGCCGGCTCCACGTTTGATCTCCCCACCAGGAAACCTCCCGGGGGACCGGCCGAGCAGGGGGGCATGCACGAAGAAAAGCTGCGGGCGTTCGCGACCACTCCACGTCTCGTCGACGACGAGCTGACCCGACTCGTCGGCAATCGCTCTCGAGGCTACGAGCTCGGCTGCGGAGGGGTGGTCGCCGGGGGGGTCGCGCTGCTGGCCTCGGTCGGGGTGGTGTTCTTCTCCAACGTGGGCTTCGCCTGCCTCGGCGCCTCGCTGCTCCTGGCGCTGGCGAGCGCAGCCCTGATGATCGCCACGCGGAGCAAGGGGCTGCGCATGGCCGCGGAGGCGGCGCGGGACTGGCCCGTGGTGCTGGTCGGCGTCGTCCAGGGCAACGAGTCGCTCTTTCGGCCGGAGCGAGCCTACGCGGGCGCGGTGATGGTCTACGCGACGGATCCGGCGAGAGGGCTCGACGCCGCCTGGGTCACGCGCATGGTCGCGGGCCTGCAAGAGCTGAAGGGCACGGGCCACGCGGACCCGGTGCTGGCGAAGCTCGTGCAGGAGCTGTGGGACCCGGGCTCACTGCCCGACGTGGCGCTCCCGACCGGGTTCACCGAGGGCGTGCCGGCGCGGGTCTACGCGACCGCCATCGACGCGGGCGAGCTGCCCGAGGGCAAGGTCCCCGAGAGTCGGCTGGTCCCCGCCCTCCTGGATGACGCCGGGCACCCCATCATCCTGCCCGCCCGCTACTGGGCCTGAAGGATCACCGCGCGCGCATCGACGTTGAGGACCTGCCGGCCGCCGTCGAGCTCCGCGAGCGGCGCGTCCCAGTGGGTGTGGCCGCAGATCGTCAAGGGGCCTGACGCCGCGCGCTCGAGGTGGGAGCGGATGGCGTCGTTGCCTCGCTGGCTCGGGCCGCCGCTCGGTCCCTCGTGGAGGACGAGCAGGTCGACGTCTTCGGCGAGAACGAGCGCGAGCGTGTCGAGGAAGTCGAAGGCGTCTCTCCGGCCCGGCTTGTCGGGGTTGCCGATGATGTGGTCGACGCCGCCGAGCCGGAGGCCGTCCAGCTCGAGCGCGCGGTCGTCGAGGCGGTGCACGCCGGGCCTGGCGTAGAGGCGGCGCGCGTCTTTCTCCGCGCCGAAGCGGTCGTGGTTGCCGGCCACGCCGGCGACCCAGCGGTAGAGCTCCGCGAACGCCTCCCACACGCCCGTCACGTCGCCCGAGGCGCCGCGCACGTCGCCCCCGGGCGCGCTGTAGAGGTCGCCCGCGAGGAGGACGCCGACCCGGGCTGGCTGGGCGAGGGCGTCCAGCTCGAGCAGCTCGATGGCGAGGGCTTCACCGAGCAGGAGGCTCTCCGCGCCCATGTGGGAGGGCACGACGCCTTGCAGGTCGCCCGTGACGACCAGCGCGTCGAGGCAGGCGGGGAGGGCGTCGACGCGCGCGAGGTGGACCGGCAGCAGGCACGAGTCGACCCCGCCCCTCCGAGCCGCGTTCAGGTAGGGGACCTGGAGGCAAGGCTCCGGGTCGATGTCGACGACGCGCACCCGAGCAGGATGGCGTGGGCGGGCGCGCTGTCAACATGGGTGTCCTTGGGCGGGGCGGCGCTCGGCGGCTCGTGTCGCTCCTCTGATGGGCGGGCAAGGGCAGGGGCACCGGCACGGGCAGGGGCACGGGCAGGGGCACGGGCAAGGGCACGGGGCAGTCGGGCTGAAGAACGCGCGCGTTCTTCAGCCCGACTGCTAGAGCGTGACCAGAGTCTCCATGCGCTCGTGCAGGGTGCGGAGCGCTTCGCTCGCGGGATCGACCAGCAGGCCCTTGGCCGCGGCGTCGCGCGCGCGCTCGTTCTCGCCGGCCGCCTCGTGGGCCTCGGCGAGGAGCTCCCAGATCTCGGTCCAGTCGGCCGCCTCGTAGCTCGCGGTGCGGAGCGCGCTGATCGCCTCGTCGAGGTCGCCCATCGCCCTCGAGGCCTTCGCGTGCGCCACGAGCAGGTCGACGTCGTCCAGCTCCGAGAGCAGCGCGGTGCGGGTCACCTCGAAGGCCAGGTCGGCGCGCTCGCCCGCGAGGAGCTGGGTGGCGAGCATCGCGGGGTCTTCGCCTTCATCGGGCGCCTCGCAGTAGGCGTGGGCCCGGAGCTCGAGCGTGGCGCGGGACTGGCTCTGGAGCAGGCGCGCGTCTCTCGCGTCCACGGCGAGGCCGCGCTCGATGACCTGGACCGCGCGGGCGGGCTTGC contains:
- a CDS encoding metallophosphoesterase; amino-acid sequence: MRVVDIDPEPCLQVPYLNAARRGGVDSCLLPVHLARVDALPACLDALVVTGDLQGVVPSHMGAESLLLGEALAIELLELDALAQPARVGVLLAGDLYSAPGGDVRGASGDVTGVWEAFAELYRWVAGVAGNHDRFGAEKDARRLYARPGVHRLDDRALELDGLRLGGVDHIIGNPDKPGRRDAFDFLDTLALVLAEDVDLLVLHEGPSGGPSQRGNDAIRSHLERAASGPLTICGHTHWDAPLAELDGGRQVLNVDARAVILQAQ
- a CDS encoding tetratricopeptide repeat protein; this encodes MDLTQTSSAAPFHLDLRVLRFRSDPKRDEPAMLAQELLSQGRLEEAVELTERTLELDPTDADLLLTHGCALARLGQLETAQLAFTRAAKRDPDWVEPWVQLAEVLLTRGKPARAVQVIERGLAVDARDARLLQSQSRATLELRAHAYCEAPDEGEDPAMLATQLLAGERADLAFEVTRTALLSELDDVDLLVAHAKASRAMGDLDEAISALRTASYEAADWTEIWELLAEAHEAAGENERARDAAAKGLLVDPASEALRTLHERMETLVTL